One region of Campylobacter concisus genomic DNA includes:
- a CDS encoding MmcQ/YjbR family DNA-binding protein, with product MKRSDVERYIKEKFDILGEQIFPKYPKFSVFRHKKDKKWFALLMQLSVSKLGLESDEMIDVLNLKCSPDLAMVLVDEEQIFKAYHMNKKHWISVNLNSKISQKTVFDLIDESFTLSK from the coding sequence TTGAAACGAAGTGACGTTGAGAGATATATAAAAGAGAAATTTGACATTTTAGGTGAGCAAATTTTCCCAAAATATCCAAAATTTAGTGTCTTTCGTCACAAGAAAGACAAGAAGTGGTTTGCGCTACTTATGCAGTTAAGCGTTAGTAAGCTTGGCCTTGAAAGTGACGAAATGATCGATGTTTTAAATCTAAAATGCAGCCCTGATCTAGCGATGGTGCTAGTTGACGAGGAACAAATTTTTAAAGCCTATCACATGAACAAAAAGCACTGGATAAGTGTAAATTTAAACTCCAAAATCTCACAAAAAACCGTTTTTGATCTGATAGATGAAAGCTTTACCTTAAGCAAATAA
- the guaB gene encoding IMP dehydrogenase yields the protein MKIVKRALTFEDVLLVPQYSEILPKQVDVKTRISKNVTLNIPIVSAAMDTVTEHRTAIMMARLGGIGVIHKNMDIESQAKEVKRVKKSESGVIIDPIFINPEATVAEALSLMADLHISGVPVIDKDRKLIGILTNRDLRFETNMSTLVKDRMTKAPLITAPKGCTLDDAEKIFSQNRVEKLPIVDKDGRLDGLITIKDLKKRKEYPNANKDSYGRLRVAAAIGVGQIERAKALVDAGIDVIVIDSAHGHSKGIIDTLKEIKANFKVDVVAGNIANPAAVKDLAEAGADGIKVGIGPGSICTTRIVAGVGVPQISAIDDCASEAAKYGIPVIADGGLKYSGDVAKALAAGAACVMAGSLLAGCEESPGELITFQGRQYKVYRGMGSIGAMTKGSSDRYFQEGTAQDKLVPEGIEGRVPFAGSIKDVIHQLIGGLRSAMGYVGAKDIPTLQEKAEFVEITSAGLKESHVHDVVITHEAPNYKVN from the coding sequence ATGAAGATAGTAAAGAGAGCTTTAACATTTGAGGATGTGCTTCTTGTGCCGCAATACTCTGAAATTTTGCCAAAGCAAGTTGATGTCAAAACCAGGATCAGCAAAAACGTCACGCTAAATATCCCGATCGTCTCTGCTGCGATGGATACGGTGACTGAGCATAGAACTGCTATCATGATGGCAAGGCTGGGCGGTATCGGCGTAATCCACAAAAATATGGACATCGAAAGCCAAGCAAAAGAGGTCAAACGCGTTAAAAAAAGCGAAAGTGGCGTCATCATCGATCCTATCTTTATAAATCCAGAAGCGACCGTGGCTGAAGCTCTAAGCCTTATGGCTGATCTTCATATTTCAGGCGTTCCAGTTATAGATAAGGACCGCAAATTAATAGGAATTTTAACAAACCGCGATCTTAGATTTGAGACAAATATGAGCACTTTGGTAAAAGACCGCATGACAAAAGCACCGCTTATAACTGCACCAAAGGGCTGCACGCTTGATGATGCGGAGAAAATTTTCTCTCAAAATAGAGTAGAAAAACTGCCTATCGTCGATAAAGACGGCAGACTTGACGGGCTTATCACCATAAAAGATCTAAAAAAACGTAAAGAGTATCCAAACGCAAACAAAGATAGCTACGGCAGACTTCGCGTAGCAGCGGCTATTGGTGTGGGTCAGATAGAGCGTGCTAAAGCACTAGTTGATGCTGGCATAGACGTAATAGTCATCGACTCAGCTCACGGCCACTCAAAGGGTATCATCGACACTTTAAAAGAGATAAAGGCAAATTTTAAAGTTGACGTCGTAGCTGGCAATATCGCAAACCCAGCGGCCGTAAAAGACCTAGCAGAAGCAGGAGCGGACGGCATAAAAGTGGGTATCGGACCTGGATCTATTTGCACTACAAGGATCGTTGCTGGTGTTGGTGTGCCTCAAATTTCTGCGATTGACGACTGCGCAAGCGAAGCAGCAAAATATGGCATCCCAGTTATCGCAGATGGTGGTTTAAAATACTCAGGCGACGTGGCAAAAGCCCTTGCAGCAGGTGCTGCTTGCGTTATGGCAGGAAGCTTGCTAGCAGGTTGCGAAGAGAGTCCAGGCGAACTTATAACATTTCAAGGTCGCCAGTACAAAGTTTACCGTGGCATGGGATCGATCGGTGCTATGACAAAGGGCAGCTCAGACCGCTACTTCCAAGAGGGCACCGCTCAAGACAAGCTTGTGCCTGAAGGTATCGAGGGCCGTGTGCCATTTGCTGGTAGTATAAAAGATGTGATACATCAGCTAATAGGCGGCCTAAGAAGCGCTATGGGCTATGTTGGCGCAAAAGATATCCCAACTCTTCAAGAAAAAGCTGAATTTGTCGAGATAACAAGCGCAGGACTAAAAGAGAGCCACGTCCACGATGTCGTTATCACTCACGAGGCACCAAACTACAAAGTCAATTAG
- the xseB gene encoding exodeoxyribonuclease VII small subunit translates to MEQKEQSFEEKLALADKILNDLNKDDVSLENSIKLHEQGKKLLNEAREILENAKLSIKQVDDE, encoded by the coding sequence ATGGAGCAAAAAGAGCAAAGCTTTGAAGAAAAATTAGCCCTAGCAGATAAAATTTTAAATGATCTAAATAAAGATGATGTGAGCTTAGAAAATAGCATAAAGCTGCACGAACAAGGCAAAAAGCTCTTAAATGAAGCAAGAGAAATTTTAGAAAATGCAAAACTTAGCATAAAGCAGGTGGATGATGAGTAA
- the metX gene encoding homoserine O-acetyltransferase MetX, translating to MLDLQTRTIKFNEPLYLESGRILSNFKLIYETYGTLNADKSNVIVICHALTGSHHAAGTYAGDEKAGWWDGLIGSKKAVDTDKFYVICVNILGSCFGSTSPLSVDRSSGKEYRLNFPVLAISDVVKAQMRLFNELGITRARAVIGGSLGGMQALCYAIEFPEFAQDIIMLASTYQTKPWAIAFNKIAIEAILNDENFKNGEYDVEFIRKNGLKGMAYGRMAGHISFLSPDSMDEKFGRNYVETDGLYELSGRFQVDRYMEYNGYNFPKRFDPLSYLYIVKMMNIFDCTRHYDNLKDALAPIKANLHLIAFKGDLLFPPCCMREIYDTLCEMGRGENTNFVEIDSNYGHDAFLVEIEKFDGYIKNILKG from the coding sequence GTGTTAGACCTGCAGACTAGAACTATTAAATTTAACGAGCCACTCTATCTTGAGAGTGGCCGTATACTATCAAATTTTAAGCTTATTTATGAGACTTATGGCACGTTAAATGCCGATAAAAGCAACGTTATTGTCATCTGCCACGCCCTAACTGGCTCGCACCACGCTGCTGGCACCTACGCAGGCGATGAGAAAGCTGGCTGGTGGGACGGGCTAATAGGCAGCAAAAAGGCGGTCGATACGGATAAATTTTACGTTATTTGCGTAAATATCTTAGGCTCGTGCTTTGGCTCGACCTCGCCGCTAAGTGTTGATAGAAGTAGCGGCAAAGAGTATAGGCTAAATTTCCCAGTCCTTGCCATAAGTGACGTGGTAAAGGCGCAGATGAGGCTATTTAACGAGCTTGGTATCACAAGAGCAAGAGCTGTGATCGGCGGTAGTCTTGGCGGTATGCAAGCACTTTGCTACGCTATCGAGTTTCCAGAATTTGCGCAGGATATCATAATGCTTGCAAGTACCTATCAGACCAAGCCATGGGCGATAGCTTTTAACAAAATCGCCATCGAAGCCATTTTAAACGATGAAAATTTCAAAAACGGCGAATACGACGTAGAATTTATAAGAAAAAATGGGCTAAAGGGTATGGCTTACGGCAGGATGGCAGGGCACATCAGCTTTTTAAGCCCTGATAGCATGGATGAGAAATTTGGACGAAATTACGTAGAAACTGACGGCCTTTACGAGCTTTCTGGACGTTTTCAGGTAGATCGCTACATGGAGTACAACGGTTACAACTTCCCAAAGAGGTTTGATCCACTAAGCTACCTATATATCGTAAAGATGATGAATATCTTTGACTGTACAAGACACTATGACAACCTAAAAGACGCCCTTGCGCCGATAAAAGCAAACTTGCATCTAATCGCTTTCAAAGGCGATCTACTCTTTCCGCCATGCTGTATGAGAGAGATTTATGACACACTTTGTGAGATGGGGCGAGGAGAGAATACAAATTTCGTAGAGATAGATAGTAACTACGGCCATGACGCATTTTTGGTCGAGATAGAAAAATTTGATGGATATATAAAAAATATATTAAAAGGATAG
- the murC gene encoding UDP-N-acetylmuramate--L-alanine ligase, which translates to MKKVHFIGIGGIGISAIARFLHEKGHKISGSDIKESKTTLELKDEGIEVITPHCKEAIKDQDFVVYSAAIKEDNIELVEARRKGIKCFSRKEILPYVLEDKCVFAVAGAHGKSTTSAMLASLIEGSVIIGAISKQFGSNMRYAKSDNVVFEADESDSSFLNSNPYLAIVTNAEPEHMEHYDYDLAKFYAAYKGFLERAKVRVINAEDEFLSTLKLDAIRLFPSTDITELTMVVRDYQPYTSFNLKNLGKFEAFGMGEHIAIDASLAILAAMHETPLKDIRENLLNFKGIKKRFDILSANKNFVLIDDYAHHPTEIKATLKSVFEYAKILGINSVTAIFQPHRYTRLSTNLPGFKECFKGVDELVILPVYAAGESPIEVDMKSEFSEYNPIFTDKVERVEESIEFTDEFGVKNRLSDGIVVGFGAGDISVHLRGGY; encoded by the coding sequence ATCAAAAAAGTCCATTTCATCGGTATCGGCGGCATCGGCATCTCAGCCATCGCTAGATTTTTACACGAAAAAGGTCATAAGATAAGCGGCAGCGACATCAAAGAGAGCAAAACGACACTGGAGCTAAAAGATGAAGGCATCGAGGTCATCACGCCGCACTGCAAAGAGGCGATAAAAGACCAAGACTTCGTGGTCTATTCAGCTGCGATAAAAGAGGATAACATCGAGCTAGTGGAGGCCAGACGAAAGGGCATAAAGTGCTTTTCAAGAAAAGAAATTTTACCTTATGTGCTTGAAGATAAGTGCGTTTTTGCAGTTGCTGGCGCACACGGCAAGAGCACAACCTCTGCGATGTTAGCAAGCCTCATTGAAGGATCAGTGATTATTGGCGCCATCTCAAAGCAGTTTGGCTCAAATATGCGCTACGCTAAAAGCGACAACGTCGTATTTGAGGCAGATGAGAGCGACTCGAGCTTCTTAAACTCAAACCCATATCTAGCCATCGTCACCAACGCAGAGCCAGAGCACATGGAGCACTACGACTACGATCTAGCTAAATTTTACGCAGCCTACAAGGGCTTTTTAGAGCGCGCAAAGGTTAGAGTGATAAACGCTGAGGATGAGTTTTTAAGCACGCTTAAGCTTGATGCTATTAGACTCTTTCCAAGCACTGACATCACCGAGCTTACGATGGTTGTAAGAGACTATCAACCATACACTAGCTTCAATCTTAAAAATTTAGGCAAATTTGAAGCCTTTGGCATGGGTGAGCACATCGCCATAGACGCATCTTTGGCAATTCTTGCTGCGATGCACGAGACACCTCTAAAAGACATAAGAGAAAATTTACTAAATTTTAAAGGCATCAAAAAGCGTTTTGACATCCTTAGTGCAAATAAAAATTTCGTCCTAATCGATGACTACGCACACCATCCAACCGAGATAAAAGCGACGCTAAAATCAGTCTTTGAATACGCCAAAATTTTAGGCATAAACAGTGTCACAGCAATATTTCAGCCGCACCGCTACACAAGGCTTAGCACAAATTTGCCTGGCTTTAAAGAGTGTTTTAAAGGCGTTGACGAGCTTGTCATCTTGCCAGTTTATGCAGCTGGAGAAAGTCCGATCGAAGTTGATATGAAGAGCGAATTTAGCGAGTATAACCCGATCTTTACCGATAAGGTCGAGAGGGTTGAAGAGAGCATAGAATTTACAGATGAATTTGGCGTGAAAAACCGCCTGAGTGATGGCATCGTAGTTGGCTTTGGAGCGGGCGATATCAGCGTGCATCTAAGAGGCGGCTACTAA
- a CDS encoding carbon-nitrogen hydrolase family protein gives MSKICALQLPTQPLSEARLDYYLKICADENARLVVLGEYVLNSFFKELISMPKSLIKEQSERKKEALFAMAKKYDLNIVAPIVNLKGKEIFKSLAKFTPTQVKLYDQQILMPYAHWNEAKFFNNTSDELNLPVFTYDKFKVGVMFGYEAHFDVCWAYMSAKKVDIVLVPTACTFFSQARWEELLKVRAFTNNVYVLRVNRVGSHKSDDTQWSFYGDSMLINPFGEVKNKLGKNEEMMIDELSKKELSEARSTWGFMHIEAKFKR, from the coding sequence ATGAGTAAAATTTGTGCTCTTCAGCTACCAACTCAGCCTTTAAGTGAGGCAAGGCTTGATTATTACCTAAAAATTTGTGCGGACGAAAACGCAAGGCTAGTTGTACTTGGTGAATATGTGCTAAATAGCTTCTTTAAAGAGCTCATTAGCATGCCAAAAAGCCTTATAAAAGAGCAAAGCGAGCGCAAGAAAGAGGCTCTTTTTGCAATGGCAAAAAAGTATGATCTAAATATCGTTGCACCCATTGTAAATCTAAAAGGTAAGGAAATTTTTAAAAGTTTAGCTAAATTTACCCCAACACAAGTCAAGCTATATGATCAGCAAATTCTCATGCCTTACGCTCACTGGAATGAGGCGAAATTCTTTAATAACACAAGCGATGAGCTAAATTTGCCTGTCTTTACATATGATAAATTTAAGGTCGGCGTCATGTTTGGCTATGAGGCGCACTTTGATGTGTGCTGGGCGTATATGAGCGCTAAAAAGGTCGATATCGTGCTCGTGCCAACGGCTTGTACATTTTTCTCGCAGGCGCGCTGGGAGGAGCTTTTAAAGGTTAGAGCTTTTACAAATAATGTCTACGTGCTGCGCGTAAACCGCGTAGGAAGCCACAAGAGCGATGATACGCAGTGGAGCTTTTACGGCGATTCGATGCTTATTAATCCGTTTGGTGAAGTTAAAAATAAACTCGGCAAGAACGAAGAGATGATGATCGATGAGCTTAGCAAAAAGGAGCTTAGCGAGGCTAGAAGCACTTGGGGCTTTATGCATATAGAGGCTAAATTTAAAAGATAA
- the gatA gene encoding Asp-tRNA(Asn)/Glu-tRNA(Gln) amidotransferase subunit GatA — MVTLKEALKFSAEEIKNLRAELEAKIIKEKELGAYVEQLANLEIAKLGEGVPIAIKDNIQVKGWNVTSASKILQGYVAPYNATVIEKLLGKNLAPFGRTNMDEFAMGSTTESSFYGKTLNPLNHAHVPGGSSGGSAAAVAAGLAVAALGSDTGGSIRQPAAFCGCVGFKPTYGRVSRYGLGAYSSSLDQIGPIAQNVEDAAILYDAIAGHDPKDSTSADVPFASISDKIDSEKKLKICVIKNYVENASEQTKAALNLAIEKLKSHGHSVTYTNFEDSKYDVATYYIIATAEASANLSRYDGVRYGRRAEARNLKELYINSRSEGFGEEVKRRILLGTFVLSSGYYDAYYIKAQKARAHIKAQYEKILEENDLIFMPVAPSTAYKFGAHSDPLQAYLSDIYTISVNLAGLPAISVPVGKDDQNLNVSAQLIAKAWDEQTLINGAKSLENLIKG; from the coding sequence GTGGTAACTTTAAAAGAAGCTTTGAAATTTTCAGCTGAAGAGATAAAAAATTTACGAGCTGAGCTTGAGGCAAAGATCATAAAAGAAAAAGAGCTTGGCGCTTATGTCGAGCAGCTAGCAAATTTAGAGATCGCAAAACTAGGCGAGGGCGTACCTATCGCTATAAAAGACAACATCCAAGTAAAAGGCTGGAATGTAACAAGCGCTTCAAAAATTTTACAAGGCTACGTAGCACCTTATAACGCAACCGTTATAGAGAAGCTACTTGGCAAAAATTTAGCTCCATTTGGCCGCACAAATATGGACGAATTTGCGATGGGAAGCACGACTGAGAGCTCATTTTACGGCAAAACACTAAACCCACTAAATCACGCTCACGTACCAGGTGGCAGTAGTGGCGGCTCAGCAGCAGCAGTCGCAGCTGGCCTTGCAGTAGCTGCACTTGGTAGCGATACTGGTGGCTCGATCCGCCAACCAGCGGCATTTTGTGGATGCGTAGGTTTTAAGCCAACTTATGGCAGAGTGAGCAGATACGGCCTTGGCGCATACTCAAGTAGCCTTGATCAGATAGGCCCGATCGCTCAAAACGTAGAAGACGCAGCCATTTTATATGATGCTATCGCTGGACACGACCCAAAAGATAGCACGAGCGCAGATGTGCCTTTTGCGAGCATTAGCGACAAGATAGATAGCGAGAAGAAGCTAAAAATTTGCGTCATTAAAAACTATGTTGAAAATGCAAGCGAACAGACAAAAGCTGCTTTAAATTTAGCGATCGAGAAGCTAAAATCACACGGCCACAGCGTAACTTACACAAATTTTGAAGACTCAAAATACGACGTCGCAACCTACTATATAATAGCAACCGCAGAAGCAAGCGCAAATTTAAGCCGCTATGATGGCGTAAGATACGGCAGACGCGCAGAAGCTAGAAATTTAAAAGAGCTATATATAAACTCACGCTCTGAAGGCTTTGGTGAAGAGGTAAAAAGAAGAATTTTGCTTGGTACGTTTGTATTAAGTAGCGGATATTACGATGCTTACTACATCAAAGCGCAAAAAGCAAGAGCGCATATAAAAGCTCAGTACGAGAAAATTTTAGAAGAGAATGATCTCATTTTCATGCCAGTTGCTCCAAGCACAGCTTATAAATTTGGAGCTCACAGTGATCCACTTCAAGCCTATTTAAGCGACATCTACACGATTAGCGTAAATTTAGCAGGCCTACCAGCTATCTCTGTGCCAGTTGGCAAAGATGATCAAAATTTAAACGTGAGCGCCCAGCTTATCGCGAAAGCGTGGGACGAACAGACCTTGATAAATGGTGCTAAGAGCCTAGAAAATTTAATAAAAGGATAA
- a CDS encoding endonuclease MutS2, which translates to MTEEIFLKLDLGEYLDKFNSFLARQKPLFLQGDSKIHFENISELSKYDFKAPDEIKELDDTLMRLSKQAVLHISEIYEFAKIIRYFSYLKKQKFEGRLGEWIAKVEIPEAMSQMANSFDENGEFSDSVDERFHAIKQAFSEKKRQIDAELKKLIYSKHITPYLVDTQTHYINSQEALLVRGGFNHALKGTVIARSSGGYFYVAPANTERLKKEQSELLDRKEEIIFEHCKKFSLQMNKSLLFLKFINNAFDQFDAYQARVNLARSLDYEFVLPNSSHVIKLEKFAHPALKNPKSVSVDFSKKVLLITGVNAGGKSMLLKSIISATLLAKYLLPMRIDANRSTIGSFKEFDAIIEDPQSVKNDISTFAGRMVHFARLFTKKSIIIGIDEIELGTDFEEAASLYGVMIERLITQDIKMIITTHHKRLAMLLAKNPEVELVAALYDEVAQRPKFEFLKGTIGKSYAFETAARYGISQNLVAQAKKIYGEDKENLNEIITKTLNLQTKLDEGIKEVTAKEERLERLLEEQKELKEKNEIKLNATISRLEKEYFEAINAAKAVINFKDIKDKQRALNVANEKKAAIVKPKKTERESLKVGDRVKYENIKGTVLSISKNDATIESNGINLRVPLELLRKNGNEVVLPKKGGVSLSVDKPKTASLSLDLHGMRADEAIAKLDKFISDSLVMGFDEVSVFHGIGTGKLAFAVKNFLKEHPSVKEFFDAPANQGGYGAKIVRL; encoded by the coding sequence ATGACTGAAGAGATATTTTTAAAGCTAGATCTAGGCGAGTATCTGGATAAATTTAACTCCTTTTTAGCAAGGCAAAAACCGCTATTTTTACAAGGTGACAGCAAAATCCACTTTGAAAACATTAGCGAGCTTTCAAAGTATGATTTTAAGGCGCCTGATGAGATAAAAGAGCTTGATGACACGCTTATGAGACTTAGCAAGCAAGCAGTGCTTCACATCAGCGAAATTTACGAGTTTGCAAAGATCATAAGATACTTTTCATATCTAAAAAAGCAAAAATTTGAAGGCAGGCTTGGCGAGTGGATAGCTAAAGTTGAAATCCCTGAAGCGATGAGCCAGATGGCAAACAGCTTTGATGAAAACGGCGAGTTTAGCGACAGCGTGGATGAGAGATTTCACGCGATAAAGCAGGCTTTTAGTGAGAAAAAACGCCAGATCGACGCCGAGCTTAAAAAGCTCATCTACTCAAAGCATATCACGCCCTATCTAGTCGATACCCAGACGCACTACATCAACTCGCAAGAGGCACTTTTGGTGCGTGGCGGCTTTAATCACGCCCTAAAAGGCACCGTGATCGCTAGAAGCTCAGGCGGCTACTTCTACGTCGCACCTGCAAACACCGAGCGCCTAAAAAAGGAGCAAAGCGAGCTGCTTGATAGAAAAGAGGAGATTATTTTTGAACACTGCAAGAAATTTAGCCTACAGATGAACAAGAGCCTGCTCTTTTTGAAATTTATAAATAACGCTTTTGATCAGTTTGACGCATATCAGGCGCGTGTAAATTTGGCTAGGTCGCTTGACTATGAGTTTGTTTTGCCAAATAGCTCGCATGTTATCAAGCTTGAGAAATTTGCCCACCCGGCGCTAAAAAACCCAAAAAGCGTGAGTGTGGACTTTAGCAAAAAGGTACTTTTAATAACCGGCGTAAATGCTGGCGGTAAATCGATGCTTTTAAAATCAATCATCTCAGCCACGCTACTTGCAAAATATTTACTACCTATGCGTATAGACGCCAACCGCTCAACAATCGGCTCTTTTAAAGAATTTGACGCCATTATCGAAGATCCGCAAAGCGTAAAAAATGACATCTCGACCTTTGCTGGCAGGATGGTGCACTTTGCAAGGCTTTTTACTAAAAAGTCAATCATCATCGGCATCGATGAGATCGAGCTTGGCACCGACTTTGAAGAGGCTGCGAGCTTGTATGGTGTTATGATAGAGCGACTCATTACCCAAGATATCAAAATGATCATCACGACCCACCACAAACGCCTTGCGATGTTGCTAGCTAAAAACCCAGAGGTTGAGCTAGTGGCAGCACTTTACGACGAGGTGGCACAAAGGCCAAAATTTGAGTTTTTAAAAGGCACGATCGGCAAGTCTTATGCCTTTGAAACGGCGGCAAGATACGGCATATCTCAAAATTTAGTGGCACAGGCTAAGAAAATTTATGGCGAAGATAAAGAGAATTTAAACGAGATCATCACAAAGACGCTAAATTTGCAAACCAAGCTTGATGAGGGGATAAAAGAGGTCACGGCAAAAGAGGAGCGGCTGGAGCGCTTGCTTGAGGAGCAAAAAGAGCTAAAAGAGAAAAATGAGATCAAACTAAATGCGACTATTTCGCGCCTGGAAAAAGAGTATTTTGAAGCGATAAATGCGGCAAAAGCGGTTATAAATTTCAAGGATATAAAAGACAAACAAAGAGCGCTAAATGTGGCAAATGAGAAAAAAGCTGCTATCGTTAAGCCTAAAAAAACTGAGCGCGAGAGCCTAAAAGTAGGTGATAGAGTGAAGTATGAAAATATCAAAGGCACGGTTTTAAGCATCTCAAAAAATGATGCAACGATCGAATCAAATGGTATAAATTTACGCGTGCCACTTGAGCTTTTAAGAAAAAATGGCAACGAAGTAGTCTTACCTAAAAAAGGTGGCGTGAGTTTAAGTGTCGATAAGCCAAAAACGGCCTCACTCTCGCTTGATCTGCACGGCATGAGAGCTGACGAGGCGATAGCAAAGCTTGATAAATTTATCTCAGATAGTCTTGTTATGGGGTTTGATGAGGTTAGCGTATTTCACGGCATCGGCACTGGCAAGCTCGCCTTTGCTGTCAAAAATTTCTTAAAAGAGCATCCAAGCGTGAAAGAATTTTTTGACGCACCGGCAAATCAAGGCGGATATGGAGCTAAAATAGTCAGGCTTTAA
- a CDS encoding EAL domain-containing protein, whose product MSNKDEQTGKNLNITKTIIGLVFVLGSIFLVENLAVFYFKFNNASAENGFNLRKKVDYLTYQYVDYFKNVSKYDVANFQSYINDSAMGDVLLLKDDNKNGYKVVASSDKRIINQEFNDKSCGNIFAHNFQKDYFWSKILPENAAQVCMFVPVGEYILGFKGKVDQRITGTHDEYFFEWLLNNMALTFILSFVGAIVALSTCIWYAVKYIKEKNNYNALKTDTKKQIEELGEKLYIDPMTGLLNKTALVRDINSYENPKVVLIDIDNFGKMNDFYGKFACDQILVKMADLISEFAKNENMKAYCIEADRFALVEDSDSFIDRYEDMVEDLIEIFKGRMLSIVDEDGREIEGIEIHSTIGFALDSDQTLRKATIALKTAKEQDKDYVCYFKGLNQKEEYATQIERSKLIQYATINNNIVPYFQPIVNDQKVPVKYECLIRLLDRGDVISPNVFLDISKRIKRYADLEKQLIVKCFKQLVEDKNLVLSINLSSRDMIDGDVSSLVLNLLNKHNVAGRVVFEIVEDEELKNLERVSNFIERVKSMGAKIAIDDFGSGYSNFSYIIKIKPDYVKIDGSIIKDIDINKDSHSIASAIVAFAKDLGIKTIAEYVHSKEIFEICKEIGVDEFQGFYFGAPERAGS is encoded by the coding sequence TTGAGTAACAAGGACGAGCAAACGGGTAAAAATCTAAATATCACTAAAACGATTATAGGTTTAGTGTTTGTTTTGGGAAGTATTTTTTTAGTCGAAAACCTGGCAGTTTTTTATTTTAAATTTAATAATGCTTCTGCTGAAAATGGTTTTAATCTTCGAAAGAAAGTTGATTATTTGACATATCAATATGTTGATTATTTCAAAAATGTCAGCAAATATGATGTCGCAAATTTTCAATCTTACATTAACGATAGCGCTATGGGTGATGTCCTTTTATTAAAGGATGATAATAAAAATGGATACAAGGTCGTAGCGTCTTCAGATAAAAGAATAATAAATCAAGAATTTAACGATAAAAGCTGTGGAAATATCTTTGCTCATAATTTCCAAAAAGATTATTTTTGGTCAAAAATTTTGCCAGAAAACGCCGCTCAAGTTTGTATGTTTGTGCCAGTTGGAGAGTATATATTAGGCTTTAAAGGAAAGGTCGATCAGCGTATTACTGGCACGCATGATGAGTACTTTTTTGAGTGGCTTTTAAACAATATGGCTTTAACATTCATCTTAAGCTTCGTTGGTGCAATAGTTGCTTTATCTACTTGTATATGGTATGCGGTCAAATACATAAAAGAAAAAAATAACTATAACGCATTAAAAACAGATACTAAAAAACAGATAGAAGAGCTTGGAGAAAAGCTTTATATCGATCCGATGACTGGACTTTTAAATAAAACAGCATTGGTGCGTGATATTAATAGCTATGAAAATCCTAAAGTAGTGCTTATAGATATTGACAATTTTGGCAAGATGAATGACTTTTACGGTAAATTTGCATGTGATCAGATTTTGGTCAAAATGGCTGATTTGATCAGTGAATTTGCCAAAAATGAGAATATGAAAGCTTACTGCATAGAAGCAGATAGGTTTGCTCTGGTAGAAGATAGCGATAGCTTTATCGATAGATATGAAGATATGGTTGAAGATTTGATAGAAATTTTTAAAGGTCGTATGCTAAGTATAGTCGATGAAGATGGTAGGGAGATAGAAGGTATCGAGATACATAGTACAATAGGCTTTGCCCTTGATAGTGATCAAACACTAAGAAAAGCAACAATAGCATTAAAAACAGCAAAAGAGCAAGATAAAGACTATGTTTGCTATTTTAAAGGGCTAAATCAAAAAGAGGAATACGCAACTCAAATAGAACGCTCTAAACTGATACAATACGCCACTATAAATAACAATATTGTTCCTTATTTTCAGCCGATAGTTAATGACCAAAAGGTACCCGTAAAATACGAATGCTTGATAAGACTTTTAGATAGAGGCGATGTTATATCACCAAATGTCTTTTTAGATATCTCAAAGCGTATTAAGCGTTATGCTGATCTTGAGAAACAACTCATTGTAAAGTGTTTTAAACAGCTTGTAGAGGATAAGAATTTAGTACTTTCTATAAATTTAAGCAGTAGAGATATGATCGATGGTGATGTTAGCTCACTTGTTTTAAATTTATTGAACAAGCACAATGTTGCTGGTAGAGTAGTATTTGAGATCGTTGAAGATGAAGAACTTAAAAATTTAGAGAGAGTTTCAAATTTTATCGAGCGTGTAAAAAGCATGGGTGCAAAGATCGCTATTGATGATTTTGGCTCAGGATATTCAAATTTTTCTTACATTATAAAGATTAAGCCTGACTACGTGAAGATCGATGGCTCTATTATAAAAGATATAGACATAAATAAAGATTCACACTCTATTGCAAGTGCGATCGTGGCATTTGCAAAAGACCTTGGTATAAAAACTATTGCTGAATATGTGCATTCAAAAGAGATATTTGAAATCTGTAAAGAGATCGGTGTAGATGAGTTCCAGGGCTTTTACTTTGGTGCACCAGAGCGTGCTGGCTCATAA